Proteins from one Neodiprion fabricii isolate iyNeoFabr1 chromosome 5, iyNeoFabr1.1, whole genome shotgun sequence genomic window:
- the LOC124183556 gene encoding 40S ribosomal protein S21, translated as MENDAGEFVDLYCPRKCSASNRIIHAKDHASIQLTLADVDPQTGRQTETSKMYAICGAIRRMGESDDCIGRLAKKDGILAKNY; from the exons ATGGAGAACGACGCTGGTGAATTTGTCGACTTGTACTGCCCACGAAAATG CTCTGCAAGCAACCGCATCATCCATGCAAAGGACCACGCTTCAATTCAGCTTACCTTGGCTGATGTCGACCCTCAAACTGGGCGTCAGACCGAAACCTCAAAAATGTATGCCATCTGCGGTGCAATCAGGCGTATG GGTGAATCGGACGACTGCATCGGCCGTCTTGCTAAGAAAGATGGAATTTTGGCTAAGAACTATTAA
- the LOC124183548 gene encoding ankyrin repeat domain-containing protein 29, with the protein MSMKKESPWDVELHLAAAKGDAKRLQVLLESGRVHVDCKDKDGTTPLILAAAGGHVDAVAELLQQGADPAAKRLTGTTALFFASQGGFVDVVNLLLDNEAFVDSCSVDGGTPLFVACQCGHLDVVEGLLDRGANVNAHMKDGATALFIAAQNGHVRILEVLLERGAKTDAIRTDGATPLWIAAQMGHDHVVRRLLKAGARVDSTRHDGATPLFKAAHKGHSAVIAELLKYRPSLGILPNGESALHAAALSGHMAVARQLVGAGADALLLNQEGVTPLQLAIRHSQTQVIDYLTDKVRTRTASR; encoded by the exons ATGTCTATGAAG AAAGAGTCTCCGTGGGATGTGGAGCTCCACTTGGCCGCGGCGAAGGGTGACGCCAAACGACTTCAAGTACTTCTGGAATCAGGCCGGGTTCACGTAGATTGCAAAGATAAG GATGGTACAACTCCGTTGATACTAGCTGCCGCCGGAGGACACGTGGACGCGGTCGCCGAGCTGCTTCAACAGGGTGCCGATCCAGCGGCGAAGAGGCTG aCCGGTACAACGGCGTTGTTTTTCGCGTCGCAGGGAGGATTCGTCGACGTCGTCAATTTGCTGCTAGACAACGAAGCCTTCGTTGATTCTTGCAGCgtg GACGGCGGGACTCCGCTTTTCGTTGCCTGCCAATGTGGCCACCTCGACGTCGTTGAAGGACTTCTGGATCGAGGCGCGAACGTGAACGCGCACATGAAG GATGGAGCCACCGCACTTTTCATTGCAGCCCAAAATGGACACGTACGTATTTTGGAGGTCTTACTTGAACGAGGAGCGAAAACCGACGCGATTAGGACCGACGGGGCTACTCCTCTTTGGATCGCTGCTCAGATGGGACATGACCACGTTGTAAGAAGGCTCTTGAAGGCCGGAGCAAGGGTAGATTCGACAAGACAT GACGGAGCCACCCCGTTGTTCAAAGCTGCGCACAAGGGTCACTCGGCAGTGATAGCCGAACTTCTTAAGTATCGTCCATCTCTGGGAattcttcca AATGGCGAGAGCGCTCTCCATGCAGCGGCTTTGTCCGGTCACATGGCTGTGGCGAGACAGCTCGTAGGCGCAGGAGCCGATGCTCTGCTTCTCAATCAAGAGGGCGTTACACCGCTTCAACTTGCAATCAGGCATTCGCAGACTCAAGTGATCGATTACCTCACTGACAAAGTGAGAACTCGAACAGCGTCTCGCTGA